The Antechinus flavipes isolate AdamAnt ecotype Samford, QLD, Australia chromosome X, AdamAnt_v2, whole genome shotgun sequence DNA window CTGAGAGTCCCTGGTCTCCTCCCCCCGAGAAGGGCGGGCTTGTCTGCACCCACCCTGACGGACATGGTGGCGCTGGCGTTCGTGGGCCTTCGCCACAGCCGGAGGTGAGGCTGCCAGGGGTCCCCCGCCACCACCTCCGGCCCCGCCCACTTCCCCGGGCCTGAATTCACTCCCCAGGGGCTTCTCCATCAGCGTGAGGCGAGTGGGAGCCAGGGTGAGGGGCATTTGTTTGTCCCCATCCCGTCTGGGGCAGGAATGGTGGCCCTTCCCCAGGAGGGGTTGGCCACCTGGAATATGATTACGGTAGGCGCCCCCCCTCTGGGGACCCCGCTTGATCCACTCCCTCAGGGTCTCAATCGGGGAGCCCTTCACACACCCTCCCGTCACCCCAAGTCGCCGCAGGTGAGCCTGAGCGTGGCTGGCCAGTGCCTGGCGATTCTCAAAATGGAGACCACACAGCTCGCACGCGGCTTCCCCGGGAGCCTGGCAGCTTGGGCCGGGAAGGGGCTCCGGCTTGACGGGCGGCTCCGGGCGCGTGCAGGTCTTGGGCTTCTTCTCCCCAGGGAGAAGCCGGTCATCGGGCGGCGGCCGCTTCGTCCTCAAGGGGGTGAGGAAACCGGCAATCGGGTCGGAGAGAAGAGGCGAGAGGGTCATCTTCTGGGCTCCCTTGGCGGGGCCAGGCCCATATTCGCCAGGACTGTGGGACAATGGGATCAAAGACAGGGCCAGAGGCCCCTTTCCAGGGAATTTGGGCCCCTCCTCCCCCCGGGGAGGGGGCAGCTCGGCCGGCGCGGGCTCCTTCTTGACGGTCCCCGCTCGGGCCTTGTTCTCCAGGATCTCGCGAAGCTTGTCGATGGGCGAGCCGTACCACTTGGTCACGCCCATGCGCCGCAGGTGAGCGCGGGCATGGCAGGCCAGGCCCCTTCGGTTCTTAAACAGCTCCCCACAGAGCTCACAGCGGGCGTCGCGGGCCGGCTCGGCCCAGGGAGCTGCGGAGACAGGAAGAGGGCGATGGAAGGGGGAAGGGCCCCGGCACGGGGGGCCAAGCACCCCCACGGTGGGTGGGGAACCCGGCCTCCCTTCTCTAGGCCCGCCCCTCCGGACAGGCCGGCGCTTGTCCTAGGAAGGGGTCCCAGGGGCTCGTGCTGATCCAGTGCCCTTCCCCACACCCGCTTCCTCCGGGTCTCACTCACCTGCCTCGGACCTGAAGCAGGCCCAGTTTCCGGCCCTGTACGGGCCCCAAAGAGGCTCCACAGACCCGCCAAGGCGAGTGTGGGACGAAGCCCGCCCAGTGCCTTGTGGAAGGTGCAATCCCCCCCGGTTATTTACCCCCCCCAGCGCCTTGTGGGGGAGCCTGTGACCCTTCCTGCAATCCCCCCCGGTTACTGACCCCCACATTTAGGCAGCAGTGACTCAGCAGCCCCACCTCCGTGGGAAAAGGACCCTTCTCGGTGCCTGGGCTCTCCTGGGCACCCCGGCGGGCCCCCGCCCTTACATCCCTAGCGGAGTCCCAGGTTTCCGTGTCTCTGGGCCTGAATCCCTGGTGttgctcctccctccccccttccccccggGGACACCTTACCTAGATTCAGGGATGCCTTGTCCTCTTGAGATGACCAGGGTCCATCCGATGGGCGTCCTTCCCCGTGCGGGCCTCCCACCAACAGCTCCCGTTTGATCTCCATCTGCAGTGGTTCCGACTTTAATTTCTCCTGGAGGGAACAAAGTGACTGACCTGGGAACCTCCTCCGAGCAGTTGAGTGTGAGGAGGTGGTTGCTGAGAGCCCCAGGGGGTCGCTCGATGGGCCCCAGTTCCCGGCAGGGGGCGGGACGGGCGGCTCCGAAGCACTTTGAGCCCCCAGGGAGTCATCGGGGCCCCCGCCCATTGCCTCGGCCCGTACCTTTGGGCCCAGGGAGGTCGGGTCGGGAGGTCGTCGGGCCCGAGGCTGGGTCTGGCCCTTCAGGATCTCCGTCAGGGTGTCAATGGGCGAGCCGTTGACGTACCACTCGGTCACCCCCATGTCCCGCAGGTGGGAGCGCGCGTGGCTTGCCAGGCCTTTTCGATTCTCAAAGAACTGCCCACAGAGCTCACAGCGGATGTCCTGGGCTGGCTCCGGGTCCGATGAGAGACTGAGAGGAGACAGCTCCACGTCTGCGGGAGAGAGATCCCGCGCCCCCCGAAGGCCGGCCTCCCCCGACGCCCTCGGCTCGGGCTTCTTGGCCGGTGGAGGGGAGAGCGGCAAGAGAACCGTGGCCGGGGGCCGGCGGGCCGAGAAGCCGGGCCGCCCGGGCTCTGCCGGCACCGCCCGCTCCCCCGGGAGGAGGGTCTGGAAGCCCAAGTCTGTGGGGGCTCCCTTGGCACCCGGGTGGTTCACCCCCGGCTGGCTCAGGTGGGCTCTGGCCTGAGTGGACGGGCCCTTTCTGGTCTCAAACTGGGCCCCAGACAACAAGCCAAAAAGCTCTCTGCGCAAATCACTATCTAAAGTGAAGTTCAGGGGCCCTTTATACTCTGGCTGCAGCCACCGGGCCTTCAAGGAGTCTGGCAGGGGGCTCGGGGGCAGCCTGGGGCTCTTGTCCCCGGGGTTCTTGGGTGGGGGGGACCCCGACAAAGCAGGCGGCACCTTCTGGAGGAGAGGGGGGCCCGGTGGGTGGGAAAGGCCCCTGGATGAGCAGCCAGGGAGTGACTTGATGGCCTTGTTGATGCGGGTCTCAGGGGATTTGTCAACTGCCTTGCTGGGGGCCCACAGGCCTGGGCGGGGAAAGGCAGTTGCCTCCTTTGGGGAGCCCGATTTCTTGgccaggggcaggggcaggggcagggccAGGGGCAGGGGGCGGCTAGGTTTTCCCTTCTGTTCCATCATTTCTGGGGGCAGGTCGATGGGGGCCCCGCTACTCTCAGCCTCAGACGCCCCTGGCTGCCGCGGGCGGGAGCGCACATGGCGGGAACACGCATGGCGGGAAAGGTCTTTTTGGGTCTCAAAAGAAGCCCGGCACACCTCACAGGTCAGAGTCTGAGCTTTCAGAGCTGGGGGTTCTGGTCTGCTCCCCCGGGGACCCTCTGAAGACATCTTGTGACCCAACCTGCCGGGGCCCGCTCCAGCTGCCCTGGGGGAAGGCTCTTCTTTGGGGGTGGGGGCGAGGGCGGCTCCACGGCCACCGGCTCTTCTTCCTCAGAGGCGAGAAGCGGGGCGGCCCCCACCGATCCTGCCCCGGCTCCCgcccggctccggctccggctccggctccggctcccgcccggctccggctccggctgtGGCTCTGGCTGGGACTGTCCCTTGGTGGTGCGGGAGCAGGGAGGTACGAGCGGCGGAAGCGTGGCGGCTGGAGCGTGGCGCCTGGAGCAGCGTGGGCGGCGACGTCGGCGGCGGCGACGGCGATGGGGGCGGCGACGGGGGCTGTGTCCCGTATGTACGCGCTCCAGGCggtccccctcccccacctcccgtGTCTTCGCCCCCACCCCCTCCTGTGTGCTTTTTTCACTGAGCGCTGGTCAGTGGGCGAGCGGGGCAGCCTCCCCAGCAAGAGTGTGATTGTTTAAAGAAACGTGTACAATCTTCATAGACTGGAGACACCGCCCAAGGAACCCCCCTGGAAAACAGGGAGCGAGATCTACTAAGAGGGAGTGTTGAAGGCAGTGAAAAAGAAGAGATGGCGGAAGGGAGAAGCAGAGTATGTGGAGATGAGGGGCAGATTTACAGGAAAAATAGGGCAAAAGATCACGTcatgaggaagggaagagaaacatGTA harbors:
- the LOC127542793 gene encoding LOW QUALITY PROTEIN: protein Wiz-like (The sequence of the model RefSeq protein was modified relative to this genomic sequence to represent the inferred CDS: inserted 1 base in 1 codon); this encodes MAVKRSVGRGEASGLLIQKSAGENSNADCQKATLTLDGEAGLEEMIEILPNTIKTDNGLAYTSKQMATFLSTFAMKHVTGIPYNPQAPVAAPIAVAAADVAAHAAPGATLQPPRFRRSRSRSRAGAGAGSVGAAPLLASEEEEPVAVEPPSPPPPKKSLPPGQLERAXGRLGHKMSSEGPRGSRPEPPALKAQTLTCEVCRASFETQKDLSRHACSRHVRSRPRQPGASEAESSGAPIDLPPEMMEQKGKPSRPLPLALPLPLPLAKKSGSPKEATAFPRPGLWAPSKAVDKSPETRINKAIKSLPGCSSRGLSHPPGPPLLQKVPPALSGSPPPKNPGDKSPRLPPSPLPDSLKARWLQPEYKGPLNFTLDSDLRRELFGLLSGAQFETRKGPSTQARAHLSQPGVNHPGAKGAPTDLGFQTLLPGERAVPAEPGRPGFSARRPPATVLLPLSPPPAKKPEPRASGEAGLRGARDLSPADVELSPLSLSSDPEPAQDIRCELCGQFFENRKGLASHARSHLRDMGVTEWYVNGSPIDTLTEILKGQTQPRARRPPDPTSLGPKVRAEAMGGGPDDSLGAQSASEPPVPPPAGNWGPSSDPLGLSATTSSHSTARRRFPGQSLCSLQEKLKSEPLQMEIKRELLVGGPHGEGRPSDGPWSSQEDKASLNLAPWAEPARDARCELCGELFKNRRGLACHARAHLRRMGVTKWYGSPIDKLREILENKARAGTVKKEPAPAELPPPRGEEGPKFPGKGPLALSLIPLSHSPGEYGPGPAKGAQKMTLSPLLSDPIAGFLTPLRTKRPPPDDRLLPGEKKPKTCTRPEPPVKPEPLPGPSCQAPGEAACELCGLHFENRQALASHAQAHLRRLGVTGGCVKGSPIETLREWIKRGPQRGGAYRNHIPGGQPLLGKGHHSCPRRDGDKQMPLTLAPTRLTLMEKPLGSEFRPGEVGGAGGGGGGPLAASPPAVAKAHERQRHHVRQGGCRQARPSRGEETRDSQQKPVPGQQPPPRVPLDNSLVPPPPQTPLVTFRGPVYTLKCRFCQVQFRGPLSIQEEWIHHLQRHILERSFSPAEPRPGEPEAPEAPAGPETQ